Below is a genomic region from Anoplolepis gracilipes chromosome 1, ASM4749672v1, whole genome shotgun sequence.
TCGTTCGACGACATCGACAGGAAAAAAACGAAAGTGACGAGttttaaaatgcgaaataaaaagaaaaatgtaatgtacAAAGAGATCCCATGTACAAACAAGAAAGCGCAAAAGTGAAAATATCGCGTCGCACACTGTAttcctttaaaatatttttcattcccAACCGTACAGTGTAGGAAAAGCAATTTCTTCGACACATGAATAACCACACGCATCTCACGCGATAAGCTATTAAcgtgataaaatattctctattaTTCGCAGATTCTGAAGATCGACATCAGGAAAGCTCGTTGGCTCTTAGGCTAAAAGAAATTACTTGCCGAAGGAAAacgtcaaataataataataatacttcaGCGGAAGTGATTTATTCGTATATCAATATTGAGAATCAAGATATCAAGAATGCGGACCATCCAATGTTGCGTTTTCTTCGCACTGCTGATGACAGCGTCGGCCGTGCCAGCGTCATCATCGTCGAAGGTTGGTCGACCCGACGATCCGGTTAAAGGAAAAAAGACCACGCCGATCACACCTATCAAGAACGCCTCGGCGATCACCGCCACGACAGCGGCCTCGAGACCGATCGCGGGTAACGCGACGCTGCCGTACACCGTAAAAAGCACGACTTTACGTTCATCATCGCCTTCCTCGATCACGACAACGGCAACGGCGACGGCCGTCACACGGCCGGCATCCATCACGACGATGCTCAAGCTGCCGGCAATCTCGCCGGCGTCGATCGCGACGACATCgacatcatcatcatcgtcgtcgtcgtcgtcgtcgtcgacgacgacgactacGGCAGcctcgtcgccgtcgtcgacGGCGAGCCTCGCCGGCATCTCGGGTGACCCGCAGAACGCAGGCTCGAGTCCCGCCTTCACCGAGACGTCCCCGAGAATAATCTCGCCCACGCAGCACACCGCGGCCACGGGGTTGTCGTTGAGAAAATCAGCAGTCTCCGGCGTGGCCGATGTCACGACCACCGTGCCTCTAACATCGGCCAAGGAGACGCGAGAGTCGCCCGGCAAGATTAGACCGCAAATCAAGCTGACGACAAATTACACCAGCGAGGTAAGTACATTAATCCTGACTGACCGGCTCCCCGACTGTTCCGTCTATCCGTTGCAGTCCGTGTACCTTGTATTATTCGCTTTTCCCTCGAAAACCACCGTTTTCAACTATCCCGGCACAGATTCCCGCTTGTAATTACTTTATGGAGAACCGCGAACAGGATATCGAGTCTCAATTGAATTATACATTAGCCGATCCCGCATCGGCGCGTACTAATTTTACGAAGTTTTCCACCAAGCGGAATTCTGTCGACACTcgaaaaaatgatcttgcaacttgatgaaaaattttctaggtgtacaaaattaattgaaacagataaattattagcaaatactgtgacaCTGCATGtattttgcacttgatcaatttaaatgacagagacagaatttatatctgtactattagtgtaatttaggcaaaaaaattttccgtgATGTCTATCTttaaggacaattatatttgtgattaatatttggcaatgggatctaaattttctaaaggTATTTGCTGGAATATTaatgctataaattctatacgtgacaaacaatgttctaacagatacaaaaagtagcgataaattttaattgagacatctagaaatctatctacaatACAttggcaaaatatttttttgagtgatccTTTTTTACACGCGTTCGTTCCGCGACATATAGACCGAAACGCGCGATGCAATGATTTTTGAAACGTCAACGTTCTGTACGGTTTAACGTAAAGATTGAAGTAGCGTGTCATTCGCGACTTGCTGAATTTCGCTAAGGAAATCAGAAATCATTCGGAAGACAAATAAAGAAGTCTTGCGAGGAAATATCGATGTGAAAACTAATAGAGTCGAGAGAAATATTCTCCTTGTTATTCATTCACGTTTCACGGAATCtagaataaattgtattataaagttTCATCGTCCCATATCCGTCCCAATATTCGCTAATCGAAATTtcctttttcaattatatactgAACGAACGCAATCTAATAGGAAATTCTATACTCTTTTCTTCTCCCTCTCTCAAATATGTTGGATCCTACAAATTAGATTCCAAGTAGAtcgaaaagaaataagaaaacagaaaaaaaacagctgtaagatatttattatataacattctaTTATAGATTGTCAAAGATGTCGGACGTAAATTGCTAAGCTTAAACAAACTTtgactttttttcttctttctcttacaGTAGAAAAATCCCAAATCTCTCTCCTCTGTGCTCTGCTCtgctctttatctctctctctctctctctctcctcctacTCATTTCCCCTACTTTAAAGGAGCGCAGAAAAGCGTGTACCCGATGATGCGCGATAGAAAGGCACCCAGATTCGAGTTATACAGCCAACGCGGAAGATCGTATGGGGTTTGAGGAAAAAAATCGCATATAGGTCGACCGAGAAAGTAGCGTGTGCACCTTTTCGTATGTATCTCTCTTCCGTATGTAGAAAATATGCAGTTCTACGTGCTGCAAGCGGCGCCGTGGATGGGCGCACGTGCAAAATGGCAAAAACGAGAAAGTAAATCGGTGCATTCGAGTACGATATACGATTTACGATACTTGGACGCACGGGATACGTCGTAATTATCCAAGTTAATCGAGTGTACGTCGCTTTATTCGCGATAAGCAAGAGGCAATCAAGCAATCGGGTCATCTTGGGCGAATCTTTCATAGCCAAAgggaaaaattactttttctttctttttttttttttttttttttttgacgaaGATGCGCATACTTCTGCAGTTAACTCTAATTTACACGTCTTAAAACATCATTttcccctctctttctctctcgttcgtTTCATCGAGATAACGGCGGTACGTACCGATGGCGTATGAAACCGTTGAGTCATTTGCGATCAAATAAGCGAATATAACGCGTCTCTTGATTACAAGCAAACGATTTCGCTCCGCGGAATACGGTAAATAcgccgcgcgcgcgcataaCGGAGCGGAGGGAGGCACATTAATAACGATTAAGTATTCTAACGTATCTGTAATAACCGCACGAATGACGGCAAAATGCGTAAATTGGATACATAATACCTCGCGTAATGGAGTTATTTGTCGATCTGTTACACCATCTTGTCGCGAAGCGACGTAAGGATCTGGCGCAGACACAGAGAACGGAGATTGTACCGCGTAAAAAAAAGGATGTCCATTATACATCGAGCAAAGAAACGCTATTTCAAACTCTACAAACGCATCATTACAACGCatgatattagatttttttcttggtcggagaatatatatttttttcaaacgcaAAGTAGGTagttttaaatcattaaattcaatataaattaataacagaaGAAAAAAACCTGACAATAAAATACTCATCTAATTAAAagtgaatttaattaactattatttaattcattcttttttctgtTCACAAATCACACAACACTTCTCTtatgatatacataatatgataGAGACaggaagagaaaaatcgattaaccggtttaatttattaacggTTTAATTACCCGTGATTAATTGAATTCGCTTCCTCTACCTGTGTACAGGCAGTTAtgatctgaaaaaaaaattgaaaagtacCTATGAACTGCGATTATAAAGTTAACTGACGTCGGTGAAAACCAACGGCCGATTTGAGACTTCGACTTAATTGGCACACGGTAAAATTTTGCAGTAAACTGGTACGAATAAACATACAATGTACGCGGAGGAAGAAGGACTCGGGCTGTAATGACGGGTTTGCGGAGGTGATATGAGTCGCACCATTCATTCAATATCGAATGGAAAATCGCTGGGAATTGTTCGCGTGCGACGTACCGTCGAATACCGATTTCTAGCGTATGGGAATTGGATATAGTCACTACGGCGGGAAGACTGTAATAAGacgatcgttttttttttttttttttttttttctaagacgatgttgaaaaaaaaaagcgcgtAAAATCgcaataatgcattttttttatgtaaaactatTAATTCTACGACGTATACTTCCTCGAAGACAATTCTCTTCGATAATTTATACAGTATCATAAAAAGGAAGCACGCTTGGTCAGAGAGACCATTATTACAGTGTGCACCTATATATTAGTCACGCATGTCTAAACTAAAGGTACCAATCGTGGTGTCTTAGACACGTGTGTTATCCGACTAAGTTCTTCGATATACTTCGACATAAATTTCTGATTTACCGCGTAACCCTGATTGTGATTCCGTTTGTTATATTACAtcttctttttgtaaattcattattcgcaattattgtcattattatcGTACTTTcttcttaatgaaaaatgatcCAAGTAACACATGTTAAAAATAAGCCAAGTGTCTTGCCTTAATCTGAAACTTCTATCGAAGACAAACACCTGGTTGATGTTACCCCTGGCTAGCGGTATAAAATGCCAAGGATGAAACATCTTGTATACGCAATAAAAGtttctatgtaaaatattatgctGCGAAATATAAAACACGCGTTATTATGGAACTTTTGAGGGTTTTAGGAAGACGATGTTAGACGATATATccactatataattaattatatagttaaaaaaaataaccgaGCCTTTAAGATCCGGAGGATAATAACGCTTCCTATAAAACGTGAGCTTATATTACCTTTCTAGATCGCGGATTTGCTTTTAACGGATCCTTAAAACTCGTAATAAAATGGTGAAGTTGAAAAAGTTTCATCTTACGAGTAGCATTTCAGAGATCTTGCTGGATCTTTTTACTGTTTCGCATCGGGGTATTGTAAGCGTATCCCGATACTTACGACCGGCCTTTCAACGGCGACGGCTCGCGTCGCATTAGCGTACGATAGCACGAGCGAGATAGAAATAGAGAACTTCACTAACGGTCCCGAATAGGAATTTTGCCCTCGCTACGCGCGCTTCCGAGTTACGCGCGTAACGGAGTTGCTGCTCTAGCACAGTTTTCCCGAGCGCAATGACGAAatgaataattgcaaaattagaataatctcATGACTGATGATCGAGTTCAAGAGTAATAGCGACGATTAGATTtgctctattatttttatatatttctttctaatgTGTTTCTAgccttttaatatatattttaatattaaaaaatattttaaaattaaaatttacttttctgtctctctctctctctctctttctcataaaactatattattcaattcCGCGATGAAATTTTAACTGCAATTGCTAGATTGGAATGCTAAATAGAAATTAgattataaaactaattattaaactgAAGAATTATACCTTCTTAAAACTTAAcgaattaattcttaaataaatattaatttttacactattatatttgaatcgtAAGAGACACATAAATTTAGTTCTTAATCtacaagtaataattaataaataaaataattaatataaattgacatATAACTTGAGAAAACTAGGAATTTTAACAACTAAAATTTTCACAgcaattaatgatattaattcaGTAATTAATAGTACTAATCGTAGTAGAAATTTTATCGCAAAATTGCAtaggtatatttttaattaattgaaagaaaaattaccgATCacattaattatctaatttttctagagttaattaataaacaacttttacataatattacactcaacatatttgatatttattactttcacatatttcataaaaaaaaaaaaaaaaaaaaaaaataattctacatCTCGGAATCTCttggtagaaaaaaaatgtgttaaattaaaGCAAGCAAAATAAATGACAGACATATGTATGTGTCACATTCTTACGAAAGATTCGCGTGTTACTCTCTTCCCATTCTTcatcaaatataaagaaatatgtataaaagaattcTCATCTATGTGACAATCGAAGCAATGATAGTCGCCGTTTCGTGCGcgactaataataatactggATAGATGCTCGATGGCGTTTCTACACACACAGTCGCTTAATCTAACAAAAACAACCATGAAAAGAGCGCAACGGTAAACGAACCGTTGGGTTCTTTTCCACTAAggttaataattgtattgtaAGAATCTCTCGGAAACACGCGGCATCCGCGACGATTCGTCACGACGAACATGATGATATCCGAGACTTACAACCGCAGAAATTAGACGCGTCAGATAATGACCGTCTAATTCTTAAATGGATGATGCTTCAATTACGAACATCGCGGATTACACACAATCGTATACTGCGAGATATATTTACAACCGTAATTCGAACCAGATTTCTCGACACTTTCGCGGTAATCTCGTTAAGAATCAATTCTGTTcaacataaataattgcaaaacgTGCGACTAATGTAAAACTAGAgcattagaaatatataatttttttttttaattttacccgatttaatttttatttttcatacataattttatttaaaaatttttttatataaatatgaaaacaatttttttatatacaatacatcgTAAAACTAAGGATTTAATTACGACGCGAATTCATGCGATTCATCCCAATTCGGTCCTAATTCGTtttctacattataatatCGATCGCAGtgcgattaataatttttcttacttgaaaatcaattttcttcaCGCTCGCTGAGACAAGCATGTCCAAAGAATATTACGAAGATTGCCGATGCACCTTGCACTTTAAGATATATTGGCTCGACGAATCTACAAACGGCGAAAGGAGGGCGAGCGTTCACGG
It encodes:
- the Dsx-c73a gene encoding uncharacterized protein Dsx-c73a, which codes for MRTIQCCVFFALLMTASAVPASSSSKVGRPDDPVKGKKTTPITPIKNASAITATTAASRPIAGNATLPYTVKSTTLRSSSPSSITTTATATAVTRPASITTMLKLPAISPASIATTSTSSSSSSSSSSSTTTTTAASSPSSTASLAGISGDPQNAGSSPAFTETSPRIISPTQHTAATGLSLRKSAVSGVADVTTTVPLTSAKETRESPGKIRPQIKLTTNYTSETGVRLPEGASAALAKPTKYHYYPHNQHIYLLPECAVQQVCNAVYVRLNFTQPLCACPGRYRDPCSASLDSDDLHTTELVTDPRTKALTLVKTCEPVAEMRECRASRDWSLLALQNVRTGKSHYLVICRCPDTNILEGPMSHDQPTYASVPGIRVYGMMCVQGNRRGRPLRHSRSISSFVEDKEKPRFPWHKVRQLMTTPSLWE